In Micromonospora purpureochromogenes, a single window of DNA contains:
- a CDS encoding DUF4245 domain-containing protein, whose translation MDPAQPADRVPADQTPPDGQPPVTPTGATNAVAGSGPSKGPAGGGSATGAGTEAALVETTGGAGGGEPALVEPAPDAAAVDADVPPARPAGGGRRVGKEKSRSERSPKDMALSLLVLLVPIALLVAFYRGFLGGEQPTVIDAAPAYEQARAANAFPVSEPAGLGSGWRTVSASYRTVEGGANLRVGYLTPEGRGVQLVQSNVPPEKLLPAELTAEGQPQGPTDLGGRNWQRYTGRGNDQALVLLEPNRTILVIGDARDNELRQLAGSLR comes from the coding sequence GTGGACCCCGCCCAGCCTGCCGACCGCGTACCCGCCGACCAGACCCCGCCCGACGGCCAGCCGCCGGTGACCCCGACCGGGGCGACCAACGCGGTGGCCGGGTCCGGCCCGTCGAAGGGACCGGCCGGCGGCGGCTCGGCGACCGGGGCCGGCACCGAGGCGGCGCTGGTCGAGACGACCGGCGGCGCCGGCGGCGGCGAGCCGGCCCTGGTCGAGCCGGCGCCCGACGCCGCCGCAGTGGACGCCGACGTGCCGCCGGCGCGGCCGGCCGGCGGCGGGCGGCGCGTCGGCAAGGAGAAGTCCCGCTCCGAGCGGTCGCCGAAGGACATGGCGCTCTCGCTGCTGGTGCTGCTCGTCCCGATCGCCCTGCTGGTCGCCTTCTACCGGGGCTTCCTCGGCGGCGAGCAGCCGACCGTGATCGACGCCGCGCCCGCCTACGAGCAGGCCCGCGCGGCAAATGCCTTCCCGGTCAGCGAGCCGGCCGGGCTGGGTTCCGGCTGGCGTACGGTCAGCGCCAGCTACCGCACCGTGGAGGGCGGCGCCAACCTGCGTGTGGGCTATCTCACCCCGGAGGGGCGGGGCGTGCAGCTGGTGCAGAGCAACGTGCCGCCGGAGAAGCTGCTGCCCGCCGAGCTGACCGCCGAGGGGCAGCCCCAGGGGCCCACCGACCTGGGCGGGCGCAACTGGCAGCGGTACACCGGCCGGGGCAACGACCAGGCCCTGGTGCTGCTCGAACCGAACCGCACGATCCTGGTGATCGGCGACGCCCGGGATAACGAGCTGCGGCAGCTCGCCGGCTCGTTGCGCTGA
- the xseA gene encoding exodeoxyribonuclease VII large subunit translates to MTDAPRSTPEEPWPVRVVSQKVGAWIAKLGWVWVDGQVAQISRRPGASTVFLTLRDPSADLSLTVTTNRDVLDTGAPELREGARVVLHAKPEFYAARGTLSLRADEIRQVGLGELLARLEKLKKLLAAEGLFDRSRKRRPPFLPQRVGLITGRASAAERDVLTNARRRWPAVEFRTVNVAVQGPSAVPQIVDALKVLDADPSIDVIILARGGGGIEDLLPFSDEALCRAVFACRTPVVSAIGHETDAPLVDYVADVRASTPTDAAKRVVPDLTEEVRLIGQARSRLERAVRNLVDRESHRLDLLRSRPVLARPQVMIEQRAAEVSALRDRTGRCLDHRLGAAGEDLRHTLARLRALSPAATLDRGYAIVQRADGHVVRAAAEVAKGDPLRVRLADGELTATVDG, encoded by the coding sequence GTGACCGACGCCCCGCGCAGCACCCCGGAGGAGCCCTGGCCCGTCCGGGTGGTCAGCCAGAAGGTCGGCGCCTGGATCGCCAAGCTCGGCTGGGTCTGGGTGGACGGGCAGGTGGCCCAGATCAGCCGCCGCCCCGGCGCCAGCACCGTCTTCCTCACCCTGCGCGACCCGTCCGCCGACCTGAGCCTGACCGTCACCACCAACCGGGACGTCCTCGACACCGGCGCGCCGGAGCTGCGCGAGGGCGCCCGGGTGGTGCTGCACGCCAAGCCGGAGTTCTACGCGGCCCGGGGCACGCTGAGCCTGCGCGCCGACGAGATCCGCCAGGTGGGGCTCGGCGAGCTGCTGGCGCGGCTGGAGAAGCTCAAGAAGCTGCTCGCCGCGGAGGGGCTCTTCGACCGGTCCCGCAAGCGCCGCCCGCCGTTCCTGCCGCAGCGGGTCGGGCTGATCACCGGGCGCGCCTCGGCGGCCGAGCGGGACGTGCTCACCAACGCCCGCCGGCGCTGGCCGGCCGTGGAGTTCCGCACGGTCAACGTGGCGGTGCAGGGGCCGAGCGCGGTGCCGCAGATCGTCGACGCGCTGAAGGTGCTCGACGCCGACCCGAGCATCGACGTGATCATCCTGGCCCGGGGCGGCGGCGGCATCGAGGACCTGCTGCCCTTCTCCGACGAGGCGCTCTGCCGGGCGGTCTTCGCCTGCCGTACCCCGGTGGTCAGCGCGATCGGCCACGAGACGGACGCACCGCTGGTCGACTACGTCGCCGATGTCCGCGCGTCCACGCCGACCGACGCGGCCAAGCGGGTGGTGCCCGACCTCACCGAGGAGGTCCGCCTCATCGGCCAGGCCCGCTCCCGGCTGGAACGCGCGGTCCGCAACCTGGTCGACCGGGAGTCGCACCGGCTCGACCTGCTCCGTTCCCGACCGGTGCTGGCCCGCCCGCAGGTGATGATCGAGCAGCGGGCCGCCGAGGTGAGCGCGCTGCGGGACCGGACGGGCCGCTGCCTGGACCACCGCCTCGGCGCGGCCGGTGAGGACCTGCGGCACACCCTGGCCCGCCTGCGCGCCCTCTCCCCCGCGGCCACCCTCGACCGCGGGTACGCGATCGTGCAGCGCGCCGACGGCCACGTCGTCCGCGCCGCCGCCGAGGTGGCCAAGGGCGACCCCCTGCGGGTACGCCTCGCCGACGGCGAGCTGACCGCGACCGTCGACGGCTGA
- a CDS encoding NAD-dependent epimerase/dehydratase family protein: MSLHVIVGSGPVGTATARLLAERGERVRVVTRRGSGPEHPAVERVAADAADADRLTALTEGADALYNCANPAYHRWPTDWPPLAGALLTAAERTGAVLATVGNLYGYGPVDGPMTEQTPLAATGTKGRVRNRMWEEALAAHRAGRARVTEVRGSDYLGAGGTSLPMLVLPRVLDGRRVFLPVDWDAPHTWTYIPDVARTLVVAAADPRAWGRAWHVPSAPAAGMRELATRAAALVGAPAPKLTRMPYPVLWLGGLANPLARELRETAYQFDRPYLLDSTAATATLGIEATPLDRALKETVTALRR, from the coding sequence ATGTCGCTGCACGTGATCGTCGGCTCCGGTCCGGTCGGCACGGCCACCGCCCGTCTCCTCGCCGAGCGGGGTGAGCGGGTCCGGGTGGTCACCCGCCGGGGGAGCGGGCCGGAGCACCCCGCCGTCGAGCGGGTGGCCGCCGACGCCGCCGACGCCGACCGGCTCACCGCGCTGACCGAGGGCGCGGACGCGCTGTACAACTGCGCGAACCCGGCGTACCACCGGTGGCCGACGGACTGGCCGCCGCTGGCCGGCGCGCTGCTCACCGCCGCCGAGCGGACCGGCGCCGTGCTCGCCACGGTCGGCAACCTCTACGGGTACGGGCCGGTCGACGGCCCGATGACCGAGCAGACCCCGCTCGCCGCCACCGGCACCAAGGGCCGGGTGCGCAACCGGATGTGGGAGGAGGCGCTCGCCGCCCACCGGGCCGGCCGGGCCCGGGTCACCGAGGTGCGCGGTTCCGACTATCTCGGCGCCGGCGGCACGTCCCTGCCGATGCTGGTGCTGCCCCGGGTGCTCGACGGGCGGCGGGTCTTCCTCCCGGTCGACTGGGACGCCCCGCACACCTGGACGTACATCCCGGACGTCGCCCGTACCCTCGTCGTCGCCGCTGCCGACCCGCGGGCCTGGGGCCGGGCCTGGCACGTGCCCAGCGCGCCCGCCGCCGGCATGCGGGAGCTGGCCACCCGCGCGGCGGCGCTGGTCGGCGCGCCCGCGCCGAAGCTGACCCGGATGCCCTACCCGGTGCTCTGGCTCGGTGGCCTGGCCAACCCGCTCGCGCGGGAGCTGCGCGAGACCGCCTACCAGTTCGACCGGCCGTATCTGCTGGACTCCACCGCCGCCACCGCCACCCTCGGCATCGAGGCGACGCCGCTGGACCGCGCGCTGAAGGAGACGGTCACGGCCCTGCGCCGCTGA
- a CDS encoding NAD(P)/FAD-dependent oxidoreductase: MREVDVAVIGAGPTGLFAAYYAGFRGLSVAVVDALPEPGGQITAMYPEKLILDVAGFPAVKGRDLVANLVAQAAPFHPEYLLGTRAEKLAHVDGRPVLGLAGGDQLRCGAVVITGGLGSFTPRPLPVAESFVGGGIVYFVPEPTALADRDVLIVGGGDSAFDWALTLQPLARSVTLVHRREKFRAHASTVSRVLALPVRVIVNAELTGLHGDATVTAAEITVRGGDAETLPVDTVVAALGFTADLGPLAEWGLRLDRRHIVVDSAMATNLPSVFAAGDITEYPGKVRLIATGFGEAATAVNNAAVAIDPSAHLFPGHSSDAG; this comes from the coding sequence ATGCGCGAGGTCGATGTCGCGGTGATCGGGGCCGGTCCGACGGGCCTGTTCGCCGCGTACTACGCCGGGTTCCGCGGGCTGTCCGTGGCGGTCGTCGACGCGCTGCCCGAGCCGGGCGGGCAGATCACCGCGATGTACCCGGAGAAGCTGATCCTGGACGTCGCCGGCTTCCCCGCCGTCAAGGGACGGGACCTGGTGGCGAATCTGGTCGCCCAGGCCGCACCGTTCCACCCGGAGTACCTGCTCGGCACCCGGGCCGAGAAGCTCGCCCACGTCGACGGCCGGCCGGTGCTCGGGCTCGCCGGCGGTGACCAGCTGCGCTGCGGCGCGGTGGTGATCACCGGTGGGCTGGGCAGTTTCACCCCGCGCCCGCTGCCGGTGGCGGAGAGCTTCGTGGGCGGCGGAATCGTCTACTTCGTACCCGAGCCCACGGCGCTGGCCGACCGGGACGTGCTGATCGTCGGCGGCGGCGACTCGGCCTTCGACTGGGCGTTGACCCTGCAACCGCTGGCCCGCTCGGTGACGCTGGTGCACCGGCGGGAGAAGTTCCGGGCGCACGCGTCGACGGTCTCCCGGGTGCTGGCCCTGCCGGTGCGGGTGATCGTCAACGCCGAGCTGACCGGGCTGCACGGGGACGCGACGGTGACCGCCGCCGAGATCACCGTGCGCGGCGGCGACGCGGAGACGCTGCCGGTCGACACGGTGGTGGCGGCGCTGGGCTTCACCGCCGACCTCGGACCGCTGGCCGAGTGGGGGCTGCGGCTGGACCGCCGGCACATCGTGGTGGACAGCGCGATGGCGACCAACCTGCCGAGCGTCTTCGCCGCCGGGGACATCACGGAGTACCCGGGCAAGGTGCGGCTGATCGCCACCGGCTTCGGCGAGGCGGCCACCGCGGTCAACAACGCCGCCGTGGCCATCGACCCGAGCGCGCACCTGTTCCCGGGCCACTCCTCCGACGCCGGCTGA
- a CDS encoding PhoH family protein, whose translation MTTRRTPAGADQTPAATATTRRATRSRRTTAAVPAGTEEPRPAGQAFVLDTSVLLSDPAAFHRFAEHEVVLPLVVISELEGKRHHPELGWFARQSLRMLDELRVRHGRLDRPVPANDAGGTLRVELNHSDDGVLPPGFRTESNDARILSVALNLAAEGREVTLVSKDMPLRVKAASVGLRADEYRHGQASDPTWTGMAELELGEEEIGRLYAGETLDLDAAAGLPCHTGLVLHSARGSALGRVLPDKTVRLVRGDREAFGLHGRSAEQRVALDLLLDESIGIVSMGGRAGTGKSALALCAGLEAVMERRRHKKVIVFRPLYAVGGQELGYLPGSESEKMSPWAQAVFDTLGAVVHENVLEEVTSRGILEVLPLTHIRGRSLHDAFVIVDEAQSLERGVLLTVLSRIGQGSRVVLTHDVAQRDNLRVGRHDGVTAVIEALKGHPLFAHVTLSRSERSPIAAMVTDLLEDIPQ comes from the coding sequence GTGACGACTCGCCGTACGCCCGCCGGTGCCGACCAGACCCCGGCCGCGACTGCCACGACCCGCCGAGCCACCCGGAGCCGCCGCACGACGGCCGCCGTCCCGGCCGGCACCGAGGAGCCCCGACCAGCCGGCCAGGCATTCGTCCTGGACACCTCGGTGCTCCTGTCCGACCCGGCGGCGTTCCACCGCTTCGCCGAGCACGAGGTGGTCCTGCCCCTGGTGGTCATCTCCGAACTGGAGGGCAAGCGCCACCACCCCGAGCTGGGCTGGTTCGCCCGGCAGTCCCTGCGGATGCTGGACGAGCTGCGGGTGCGGCACGGGCGGCTGGACCGTCCGGTGCCCGCCAACGACGCCGGCGGCACGCTGCGGGTGGAGCTCAACCACTCGGACGACGGCGTGCTGCCGCCGGGCTTCCGCACCGAGTCCAACGACGCCCGGATCCTCTCCGTGGCGTTGAACCTGGCCGCCGAGGGCCGGGAGGTGACCCTGGTCAGCAAGGACATGCCGCTGCGGGTCAAGGCCGCCTCGGTCGGGCTGCGGGCCGACGAGTACCGGCACGGCCAGGCCAGCGATCCCACCTGGACGGGCATGGCCGAGCTGGAGCTGGGCGAGGAGGAGATCGGCCGGCTCTACGCCGGTGAGACCCTGGACCTGGACGCCGCGGCGGGCCTGCCCTGCCACACCGGCCTGGTGCTGCACTCGGCCCGCGGCTCGGCCCTGGGCCGGGTGCTGCCCGACAAGACCGTCCGGCTGGTGCGGGGCGACCGGGAGGCGTTCGGCCTGCACGGTCGCTCGGCCGAGCAGCGCGTCGCGCTGGACCTGCTGCTGGACGAATCGATCGGCATCGTCTCGATGGGCGGGCGGGCCGGCACCGGCAAGTCCGCGCTGGCGCTCTGCGCCGGTCTGGAGGCGGTGATGGAACGCCGCCGGCACAAGAAGGTGATCGTCTTCCGCCCGCTGTACGCCGTCGGCGGCCAGGAACTGGGCTACCTGCCCGGCTCGGAGTCGGAGAAGATGTCGCCCTGGGCGCAGGCGGTCTTCGACACTCTCGGCGCGGTGGTGCACGAGAACGTGCTGGAGGAGGTCACCTCGCGGGGAATCCTGGAGGTCCTGCCGCTGACCCACATCCGGGGCCGGAGCCTGCACGACGCCTTCGTGATCGTCGACGAGGCGCAGTCGCTGGAGCGAGGCGTGCTGCTCACCGTGCTGTCCCGGATCGGTCAGGGGTCCCGGGTGGTGCTCACCCACGACGTCGCCCAGCGGGACAACCTGCGGGTGGGCCGGCACGACGGCGTGACGGCGGTGATCGAGGCGCTGAAGGGTCACCCGCTCTTCGCGCACGTCACGCTGAGCCGTTCGGAACGGTCGCCGATCGCCGCGATGGTGACTGATCTGTTGGAGGACATCCCGCAGTAG
- a CDS encoding exodeoxyribonuclease VII small subunit produces MTDETKDERLSYEQARAELAQVVEKLEAGGTSLEESLALWERGEKLAEVCQRWLDGARARIDAARQAADS; encoded by the coding sequence ATGACCGACGAGACGAAGGACGAGCGGCTCAGCTACGAGCAGGCTCGCGCCGAGCTGGCCCAGGTGGTCGAGAAGCTGGAGGCCGGCGGCACCTCGCTGGAGGAGTCGCTGGCGCTGTGGGAGCGCGGCGAGAAGCTGGCCGAGGTCTGCCAGCGCTGGCTGGACGGCGCCCGGGCCCGCATCGACGCCGCCCGGCAGGCCGCCGACTCCTGA
- a CDS encoding aggregation-promoting factor C-terminal-like domain-containing protein, translating into MSRLWSRFGARTAAVALLSVGVAGGFYLGEDRETQQQGLTAQVGLEVDQAEYDYQRERQADHQRSSAKQRAAEYQAKLRAAAAAKEAAERAREAEAAAASRKKAREAAAKEAEAKTQPFAGPIPASCNEYSGNREIGCALLLDAGFKIDQMPCLDKLWTKESGWNHKASNPSSGAYGIPQALPGSKMGTVADDWQTNPATQIKWGLGYIEGRYDDPCGAWAHSQSVGWY; encoded by the coding sequence GTGAGTCGGCTGTGGAGCCGGTTCGGCGCCCGTACGGCCGCCGTCGCACTGCTCTCCGTGGGCGTTGCCGGCGGCTTCTATCTGGGCGAAGACCGGGAAACCCAGCAACAGGGCCTGACCGCGCAGGTCGGCCTCGAGGTCGACCAGGCCGAGTACGACTACCAGCGCGAGCGGCAGGCCGACCACCAGCGCAGCTCCGCCAAGCAGCGGGCCGCCGAGTACCAGGCGAAGCTGCGGGCTGCCGCGGCCGCCAAGGAGGCCGCTGAGCGGGCCCGCGAGGCCGAGGCCGCCGCGGCGTCCCGGAAGAAGGCGCGGGAGGCGGCGGCCAAGGAGGCCGAGGCCAAGACCCAGCCGTTCGCCGGCCCGATCCCCGCGTCCTGCAACGAGTACAGCGGCAACCGCGAGATCGGCTGCGCGCTGCTGCTCGACGCCGGCTTCAAGATCGACCAGATGCCGTGCCTGGACAAGCTCTGGACCAAGGAGAGCGGCTGGAACCACAAGGCCAGCAACCCCTCCTCCGGGGCGTACGGCATCCCGCAGGCCCTGCCGGGCAGCAAGATGGGCACGGTCGCCGACGACTGGCAGACCAACCCGGCCACCCAGATCAAGTGGGGCCTGGGCTACATCGAGGGCCGGTACGACGACCCCTGCGGCGCCTGGGCGCACAGCCAGAGCGTCGGCTGGTACTGA
- the glpX gene encoding class II fructose-bisphosphatase, whose protein sequence is MTTNTRTRIPQDLDRNLALDLVRVTEAAAMAAGRWVGRGDKEGGDGAAVDAMRKLINSIPMRGVVVIGEGEKDNAPMLFNGEEVGDGTGPEVDVAVDPVDGTTLMSKGMPNALAVLAVSERGAMFDPSAVFYMEKLAVGPMYADVVDINAGVADNLRRIAKVKGTDVSEVTVCVLDRSRHDDLVKQIRRTGAGIRFISDGDIAGSIAAARGESDVDVLMGIGGTPEGIISACALKCMGGAMQAKLWPRDAEEREKALAAGHDLDRVLSTDDLVTGDNCFFVATGVTSGDLLRGVRYRAGGAYTQSIVMRSKSGTIRVIDSYHRLEKLALYSAVDFDGRPLAEQE, encoded by the coding sequence ATGACGACGAACACCAGGACGCGGATCCCCCAGGATCTCGACCGCAACCTTGCCCTCGACCTGGTCCGGGTCACCGAGGCAGCGGCGATGGCCGCCGGCCGGTGGGTGGGCCGGGGCGACAAGGAGGGCGGCGACGGGGCAGCCGTCGACGCGATGCGCAAGCTGATCAACTCGATCCCGATGCGCGGGGTGGTGGTGATCGGCGAGGGCGAGAAGGACAACGCGCCGATGCTCTTCAACGGCGAAGAGGTGGGTGACGGCACCGGTCCCGAGGTGGACGTCGCGGTGGACCCGGTCGACGGCACCACGCTGATGAGCAAGGGCATGCCGAACGCGCTGGCCGTGCTCGCGGTGTCCGAGCGTGGCGCGATGTTCGACCCGAGCGCGGTCTTCTACATGGAGAAGCTCGCCGTCGGTCCGATGTACGCCGACGTGGTGGACATCAACGCCGGGGTGGCCGACAACCTGCGCCGGATCGCCAAGGTCAAGGGCACCGACGTGTCCGAGGTGACGGTCTGCGTGCTGGACCGCTCCCGCCACGACGACCTGGTCAAGCAGATCCGGCGTACCGGGGCGGGCATCCGGTTCATCTCCGACGGCGACATCGCGGGCTCGATCGCGGCCGCCCGGGGCGAGTCTGACGTCGATGTGCTGATGGGCATCGGCGGCACGCCGGAGGGGATCATCTCGGCCTGCGCGCTCAAGTGCATGGGCGGGGCGATGCAGGCCAAGCTCTGGCCGCGCGACGCCGAGGAGCGGGAGAAGGCGCTGGCCGCCGGGCACGACCTGGACCGGGTGCTCAGCACCGACGACCTGGTCACCGGCGACAACTGCTTCTTCGTGGCCACCGGCGTCACCTCCGGTGACCTGCTGCGCGGCGTGCGCTACCGGGCCGGTGGGGCGTACACCCAGTCGATCGTGATGCGCTCCAAGAGCGGCACGATCCGGGTGATCGACTCGTACCACCGGCTGGAGAAGCTGGCCCTCTACTCGGCGGTCGACTTCGACGGCCGGCCACTGGCCGAGCAGGAGTGA
- a CDS encoding rhomboid family intramembrane serine protease encodes MTLHPPGGDPARFGTDAFYASLGRAFVAMCAVVPFLFLIEALDQGLDFGLDVAAGIIPHRIQGLDGVFFSPFLHHGFEHLYSNSIPLILLGTFVLAAGTRRFLWSTLIIVLVSGLGVWFTGAPNSVVVGASGVIFGYLGILLTRGLVERSWWNLAVVLLVGLLYGWQLLGILPTDERISWQGHLFGLLGGVVAAILFRRRRPESGGPYHSESTLTMP; translated from the coding sequence GTGACCCTGCACCCTCCGGGCGGCGACCCGGCCCGGTTCGGCACCGACGCCTTCTACGCCTCCCTCGGCCGGGCCTTCGTCGCCATGTGCGCGGTCGTGCCGTTCCTCTTCCTCATCGAGGCCCTCGACCAGGGGCTCGACTTCGGCCTCGACGTGGCGGCGGGGATCATCCCGCATCGCATCCAGGGCCTGGACGGGGTCTTCTTCTCGCCGTTCCTGCACCACGGCTTCGAGCACCTGTACAGCAACAGCATCCCGCTGATCCTGCTCGGCACCTTCGTGCTCGCCGCCGGCACCCGACGCTTCCTCTGGTCCACTCTGATCATCGTGCTGGTCAGCGGGCTCGGCGTCTGGTTCACCGGCGCGCCGAACTCGGTGGTCGTCGGCGCCAGCGGGGTGATCTTCGGCTACCTCGGCATCCTGCTGACCCGGGGCCTGGTGGAACGGAGCTGGTGGAACCTGGCGGTGGTGCTGCTGGTCGGCCTGCTCTACGGCTGGCAGCTGCTCGGCATCCTTCCTACCGACGAGCGGATCTCCTGGCAGGGGCACCTGTTCGGGTTGCTCGGCGGGGTGGTCGCGGCGATCCTGTTCCGGCGCCGCCGGCCCGAGTCCGGCGGGCCGTACCACTCGGAGTCGACCCTGACGATGCCCTGA
- a CDS encoding TetR/AcrR family transcriptional regulator: protein MPASSIRARVRAEMLDEIKAVARRHLATDGANLSLRAVARDMGMVSSAIYRYFPSRDDLLTALILEAYDALGDAVESADAGADRHDLRGRWHAVCRAARDWALAHPAEYALLYGSPVPGYAAPDDTVLPAQRPPVTLVGILADGLGDGRLAAPDDDLPEPLRADLAEIAAGLFPGLPESLLARGMAGWTQLFGLISFDLFGRLNRTIPHRDAYFDHQTGLMADLIGLPR, encoded by the coding sequence ATGCCCGCTTCCTCGATCCGCGCCCGCGTCCGCGCCGAGATGCTCGACGAGATCAAGGCGGTGGCCCGCCGCCACCTCGCCACCGACGGCGCCAACCTCTCGCTGCGGGCGGTCGCCCGGGACATGGGGATGGTCTCCTCCGCCATCTACCGCTACTTCCCGAGCCGCGACGACCTGCTCACCGCGCTGATCCTGGAGGCGTACGACGCGCTCGGCGACGCGGTGGAGTCGGCCGACGCCGGCGCCGACCGCCACGACCTGCGCGGTCGCTGGCACGCGGTGTGCCGCGCGGCCCGGGACTGGGCGCTCGCCCACCCCGCCGAGTACGCCCTGCTCTACGGCAGCCCGGTGCCCGGGTACGCCGCACCCGACGACACCGTCCTGCCGGCCCAGCGCCCGCCGGTGACCCTGGTCGGCATCCTGGCCGACGGGCTGGGCGACGGGCGGCTGGCCGCTCCCGACGACGACCTGCCCGAACCGCTCCGCGCCGATCTGGCCGAGATCGCCGCCGGGCTCTTCCCCGGCCTGCCGGAGTCACTGCTGGCCCGGGGCATGGCCGGCTGGACACAGCTGTTCGGGCTGATCAGCTTCGACCTGTTCGGCCGGCTGAACCGGACGATCCCGCACCGGGACGCGTACTTCGACCACCAGACCGGGCTGATGGCCGACCTCATCGGCCTGCCCCGCTGA
- a CDS encoding transposase family protein, whose product MLSYPSTISLSSRTLNHLADLIRQHRNQHRSRWRRLDPGRQALLALAHLRNGDTYTRLAAGFAVGVATAWRYVQEAIVLLAAVAEDLATAMRRIRQLAYAILDGTLIPIDRVADQKPYYSGKHKRHGVNVQVIADAAGRLVWASPALPGSAHDLTAARIHGIIDALTSADVMTFADKGYQGARGSVRTPFKRRRFRPKLSRRQKTVNRAHARIRARGERAIATLKTWKILAKLRCCPRRATAIVQAILVLHHVEANRYAG is encoded by the coding sequence GTGCTGTCTTACCCTTCCACGATCTCGCTGTCCAGCCGCACCCTGAACCACCTCGCTGACCTCATCCGCCAGCACCGCAACCAGCATCGATCCCGGTGGCGGCGCCTCGATCCGGGCCGGCAGGCGCTGCTCGCCCTGGCCCACCTGCGCAACGGCGACACCTACACGCGGCTCGCCGCCGGGTTCGCCGTCGGCGTCGCCACCGCCTGGCGCTACGTACAGGAAGCGATCGTGCTGCTCGCAGCGGTCGCCGAGGATCTGGCCACGGCGATGCGGCGTATCCGGCAACTGGCGTACGCGATCCTGGACGGCACGTTGATTCCGATCGACCGCGTGGCAGACCAAAAGCCGTACTACTCCGGCAAGCACAAGCGCCATGGCGTGAACGTGCAGGTCATCGCCGATGCCGCCGGCCGGCTCGTCTGGGCCTCACCGGCACTGCCGGGCTCGGCGCACGACCTCACCGCCGCCCGCATCCACGGCATCATCGACGCGCTGACCAGCGCGGACGTGATGACCTTCGCCGACAAGGGCTACCAGGGCGCGCGGGGCAGCGTGCGCACGCCGTTCAAGCGGCGCCGCTTCCGGCCGAAGCTGTCGCGCCGGCAGAAGACGGTCAACCGGGCGCACGCGAGGATCCGAGCCCGCGGCGAACGGGCCATTGCCACGCTCAAGACCTGGAAGATCCTGGCCAAGCTGCGCTGCTGCCCGCGCCGCGCCACCGCAATCGTGCAGGCCATCCTCGTCTTGCACCACGTCGAAGCAAACCGCTACGCAGGATGA
- a CDS encoding DMT family transporter, translating into MSTTGTAVRPTVPASRRIVATGLATASGVAVAVQSRINGELGVRLADGIAAAVVSFGLGLLVLLVLVPATPCGRRGLRDLRAALRDGALRPWQCLGGLCGAFLVATQGLTIGTLGVAVFTVAVVAGQSASSLAVDRAGVGPAGRQPVTPSRLAGAALTVLAVLLAVGDRLGDPGALVLALLPLLAGVGIAWQQAVNGRVRVASGSALAATLVNFTVGTAALLLTFAVDGAIRGWPTGALPAEPWLYLGGPIGIVFIAVAAAIVRFTGVLLLGLATIAGQIVGAVLLDLVLPTAASHPGPATLAGAALTLVAVLVAALGPAPRR; encoded by the coding sequence GTGAGCACGACCGGGACGGCGGTCCGTCCGACCGTCCCGGCGTCCCGGCGGATCGTCGCGACCGGGCTGGCGACCGCCTCGGGGGTCGCCGTGGCCGTGCAGTCCCGGATCAACGGCGAGCTGGGCGTACGCCTGGCCGACGGGATCGCCGCCGCGGTGGTCTCGTTCGGGCTGGGCCTGCTGGTGCTGCTGGTGCTGGTCCCCGCCACCCCGTGTGGGCGGCGAGGGCTGCGCGACCTGCGCGCGGCGCTGCGGGACGGCGCGCTGCGCCCGTGGCAGTGCCTGGGCGGGTTGTGCGGGGCGTTCCTGGTCGCCACCCAGGGGCTCACCATCGGCACGCTCGGGGTGGCCGTCTTCACGGTGGCGGTGGTGGCCGGCCAGTCCGCGAGCAGTCTGGCGGTGGACCGGGCCGGGGTGGGCCCGGCCGGCCGGCAGCCGGTGACGCCGAGCCGGCTGGCCGGGGCGGCGCTGACCGTGCTCGCCGTCCTGCTGGCGGTGGGCGACCGGCTGGGCGACCCGGGGGCCCTGGTGCTGGCCCTGCTGCCGCTGCTGGCCGGGGTCGGCATCGCCTGGCAGCAGGCGGTCAACGGTCGGGTCCGGGTCGCCTCGGGCAGCGCCCTGGCGGCCACCCTGGTCAACTTCACCGTCGGCACGGCCGCCCTGCTCCTCACCTTCGCCGTCGACGGCGCGATCCGGGGCTGGCCGACCGGTGCCCTGCCCGCCGAGCCGTGGCTCTACCTGGGCGGGCCGATCGGCATCGTGTTCATCGCGGTCGCGGCGGCGATCGTCCGCTTCACCGGGGTGCTGCTGCTCGGGCTGGCCACCATCGCAGGGCAGATCGTCGGGGCCGTACTGCTGGACCTGGTCCTGCCGACCGCGGCCTCGCACCCGGGGCCGGCGACCCTGGCGGGCGCCGCGCTGACCCTGGTGGCGGTGCTGGTGGCCGCGCTCGGCCCGGCGCCCCGCCGCTGA